The genomic DNA GCTGCGAGTCGCCAAGGTGAGCTGGCCGTCGATCCGATCGGCGTCGTATGTGCTGATCGGGGGACAGGATCGGCTGCCACAGTTCAGAGCAAAGTGGACGCGGGCGTCCGGTGGGTCGATGATCCAGGCGCCTCTGGGGTCCAGGGTGCCGAACTGCGGCCCGGGGAGAAACTGGCGCCCGCGGTTCCCCCGCAGGATGCCGTGCTCGATGTCGTCACAACTGAAGCGCACGCCGCCGATATTGTACGCAGCCCGGCGGAAGAACCCGAAGGCTCCGAACCGCCCTTCCGTGACCCGCTGCCGGATGCCGTACGTGATCACCGCATCGATGACCAGGCCGTTATAGAGGTTGAGCCAGAACGCGAGGCGCTCGTGCCGCGTGATGATGTGCGCGGGGTTGAGTTCGCGGAGCGCGGGCGTAAGGCCCCGATACACCGCGAACGCCGGATTCGTGACCAACCCCGCGTAATCAACGCGGCGGCCGGACTCGTCGATCGCAGTGGCCTTCACCTGCTGTATTGCCTGCCTGAGGTTTGCCGCGAGGGCCAGGAATCGGATAGGTGAGTCCTCTACCGGTCCGGCGTTCAAGACCTCCCGCACAGCTCCGCCGAGGACCGTGTCGAGCGCCGCCTCGCGTACGGCAACGACGCCATCGCGAACCCTCATGCCGTGCGGCGTCGCGCCGTGAGGATTTGGAGCAACACCATTGGCACCTCCCCGAATCGTTAGGGTAAGCGCACTCGCCGGCCCAACTTCGCTGGCCCG from bacterium includes the following:
- a CDS encoding DUF547 domain-containing protein, which translates into the protein MRVRDGVVAVREAALDTVLGGAVREVLNAGPVEDSPIRFLALAANLRQAIQQVKATAIDESGRRVDYAGLVTNPAFAVYRGLTPALRELNPAHIITRHERLAFWLNLYNGLVIDAVITYGIRQRVTEGRFGAFGFFRRAAYNIGGVRFSCDDIEHGILRGNRGRQFLPGPQFGTLDPRGAWIIDPPDARVHFALNCGSRSCPPISTYDADRIDGQLTLATRSGLNLEAALDAQRGALWLPEVFRRFAGDFGGRRGVIAFLLHYLPDDERRSWLEARGSRARFRNHRYDWRLNVLD